The genomic window GTCTTGGACTCGTCCGGGTCATCGGGGACCGGTGGGGTGGAAACGACCACGTCGGCGCGTGGGTTGCCGCTACCCGCCATGGTGGCGATCTGGTCCCAGGTGGCGATCGAGTGGGTCTTGCGTGCCGGATCGGCGCGTTCGAGCTGAGTGAACACCGTCGGGTACTTCGCGAACGGCGCCGCGCTGAAGTTGTTGTCCTTGATGCCGTGCTTGCGATCCCACACTCCGGTCAGCGCGGTCGCCCAGGACGGACCGGAGATGGTGATGTGCGGCGCGATCGAGGACCGGCTCAGCAGCCCTTCGGCGCTGAGCCGCAACAGATTCGGCGCGCGCACCTGCATGACCTTGTCGTACATCAGCCCGTCGAGCCCGATCACCACGACCTTGTCGACGCGCGGATCGGCATGCGCACCGCCAGCGGCAACGGTCATGGGAAGAACCGTAACAGCGATGACAGCAAGGGTTTTGACGAAGAACCGGATCGGATTCATGCTCCCGGCACGCTTGACCCCAACCCGCCACCGCTCGGCGCTGTCACCCTCGCCGTGTCCATGACTCGCTCGCTTGCGCTCGCTCATAGTCGCCAACCATGCGGGGTGGGCCGGGCGGCGGATGGCCTTGCGCGGCACTGTTCATTGACGTTTCATCGGTCACGGCACCGCCCGTTGCCTCGCTGAACGGTCACTGAACACCCGATAGCGGGGAGCTATTCCGGCAGCTCACCACCGGGTAGCGGGCGGATGAACGCCGGATTGCGATTGACACCCCGCCGACGATGTGGCTGTCTGGCGGTATGCCAGCCGATTCCGCGCAGCGGGGTATCCGGATCGCGGCCGTCGCCGATACGCATCTGCGTCCCGCCGTGGCCGGAAAGTTTCGCCCCGACTTTCTGCGCCTCGCCGAGCATGCCGACGTACTCCTGTTGGCCGGCGACCTCACCGACGGTGGCACCCGCGCCGAAACCGAGCTGCTGTGTGCCGAAATCGCCGACCTCCCAGTGCCGGTGGCCGCGGTGCTCGGCAACCACGACCATGACCACCGGCTCGGCTTCCGAATCTCCGCTCAGCTCAACGACATCGGTGTGCACATGCTCGAAGGCACCGCAATCACCCTCGAGCTGGCCGGGATTCGGCTCGGCATCGCGGGCGTGATGGGCGGCAACCAGCTGCCGCCGAGCTGAGGGCAGCGCGGTGCCCGCGCGTCGGACGTGGACCGGATCGGTACCTTCACCTCATGACCGTCGCCCGCTCCCTTTTGCTGTTCGCCCTGGCCGCCCTCGCCGAGATCGGCGGCGCCTGGCTGGTGTGGCAGGGCTGGCGGGAACACCGCGGCATCCTCTGGATCGCGGCGGGCGTCGTGGCGCTCGGCGCGTACGGATTCGTCGCGACCTTCCAGCCGGATCCGCATTTCGGTCGCATCCTCGCCGCCTACGGCGGTGTCTTCGTCGCGGGCTCCCTCGCCTGGGGCATGCTCGTCGACAAATTCCACCCCGACCGCTGGGACTACCTAGGCGCGGCCATCTGCCTGGTGGGTGTCGGCATCATCATGTACGCACCGCGCCGCTGACCGGACCCACAGACCTTGTGGACATGCGATCGGCGTGGCTCAGGGTGAGTCACTGTGCGAAGCGTCTGCAAGGTCTGTGAGTGTCGCGCCCACCGGCAGCTCGCGGCAGGACAGCTGCCGCTGGACGGTGGCTAGCCTTCCGGATCGAAAGCCCAGACTGCGGCGGGACGGCCGGTTGCCTTGACGCGGCGGCGTTCGGTGGTACGGGCCAGGCCGGGGATGGCCGCGAGGGTGCGGTTGAGGTTGGCCGGATCCGGCCGCGAGCCGGACAGCGCCGTAGCGGCCGCCACGGCACGGGTAGCGGGGAATTCGTCGCCGAGCAGAGCCCGGGTGAACGTCAGGTCCTTCCACAGCAGCCCGGCGAGCAGTCCCCGCGACGCGTCGACGATTCGATTGTGGTCGAACGCCAACTCGGGCACCGCATCGAAACCGACCCACTGCGCGGGCCCGGCATGCGGTCCGACCACCGCCCACATCGCGATCGACAACGTCGGCCCCCGCGGGTCCCGATTCGGTTCATCGAAGGTCACCAACTGCCCGACCGCGCCGATCGCCGCCTCGGGCACCCCGAGTTTGGTGTGCACCGCCCGCCGCGCCGCGCCGACCAGCCGCTCCCCCCGCCCGAGCAGCACCCCCGGCAACGCCAACTCCCCGGTGAACGGAGCCACCGCCCGCGGCGCGATCCCCACCCGCACCGCTGCGTCGTCGCCCCAAAACCGCAACGCCACCACATCCACCGAAACAACGGATTGCTCCACGCGTCCCAATCCTGCCGCACCCGACCAGCCCTCCCGCCTACCGGCACCCACCCCGCCGCGCTCGTCACCGCCACGTCCCGCTCGACGACGAAAATCGGCAGGGCCAAGCGGCCAACGGGACAAGGCCGTGGTTCCTCTCGACGGTTGCCACGGCTAGGTCCCATTCGCTGGGGGCTCGGAGGGTGCGGCCAGCTGGCACGGCTGCTGATCGGCATCCGGCGATGCGCCGCGCACCTCGATCAGGTCGGTCCGCACATGTACGGCCTCGGTGATCGAGCCGACTATCCGGATCGGGGTGACCGGCCTGGCCGGGTTATGGACGCCGGGCCTGCGCCAGCAGCGCGTCGACGACCGTCGGACGGGCGATGCCCCCGGTGTCACGCGGCGGCGATGGTTGTGGTCGTGGGTGTGCGGTGTTTCCGGGTGGGGCCGTCGGCGGCCAGTAGTACTGGGGTGTCGAGTTCTTGCTCCAGCCAGGGCATGACGTCTTCGGGCATTTCGGTGAGTATCGGCTCTGCCATGCCCAGGAGGTCGGTGAGGCGTTGTTGGTGGTCGAGGTCCTGCCAACGGCCCGGTGCGAGGTGGTCGACGATGCCGTCGTGGATGGCGTATACCGTTGCCGCGTAACGGGTTCCCGGCGCATCCAGATGGGTGATGGCCAAGCCATCGATGCCGCCGGATACGGCGATGGCATAGCGCAGCAGGATCGGGTCGAAGTGACCTGAGCGGAACTCACCTTGGTAGCGGCCGGTGGTGTTGTGTGGTTCAGGGAGGTGGCGGGTGGGGTCCTCGGTGGGGAGTGGACCTGCGCCGTGGCGGGTCATGTAGGTGCGGGTGACTCCGAGAACATCACCGGTGGTACCGATTTCGGCCAACATGGCGTGTGCGTTGCGCGGCTCGACCGTGGACCAGGTGGTGTGCGGATGGAAACCGCGCCACTCGTCCAACAGCACACCTTGTGCCCCCTCGAAGACCAGGCGGCCGCGCCGGGCAAATCGGGCGAGCTGTTCGCCGCCGACTATTCGGACCGCTAACGCGAACTCGCTGTACATGTCGACCAGGTCGGCGATCGGCTCGTAGCGATGCTCGCTCGGCGCGATCAATGGGCCGTAATGTGCTGCGAGCGCTTGCAGTTTGACGCGAAGAACCTTGGGGTGCAGGCAATCCGACACCGTCGGCGCATCGTGTTCGAGCGCGTACCAGGCTGTTTCGCCGATTCCCCGGCCGCACGAACCATGCCGCGAAGAACCCCGCGCATCCTCGCGGGCACGATTGGCCGCAATGTGGATCGGGGTGGTGAGCAGCGCCCGCCCATCGATACGCAACAGCGACAACGGATCCGGCACGCCGAGCGCCGCCAGCTGCCGTGCCTCCCCCGCCAGCGCGATCGGTTCGACCAGCATGTGCCGCGACAGCAGCGTCGGCACGCCCGAGAATGTCCCCGACCCGAACTGCGCGAACGTGTGATGCCGCCCTTCGGCGATCACATTGTGCGCCGCCTGCGCACCCCCGTTGAACCGCACGACAGCCGCCACCCCGAGTCCGGCCTCCGCAGAGCACAACCAGTCGACCGTCGCCCCTTTCCCGGCATCCCCGAATCCGAGGTCGACCACGATGATGTGCGACCGAAACATGCTGCGCTCCTTCATAGTCGGGCCGGAATGGCGAGGCGATCCAGCTCACCCAGCGGTGTCACCGCACCGATCCATCGGCGAATGCCCGCCGGACACCTCACACGGCTACGCCGGATCTGCTCAATTACGACCACTGGGCAGCGCCCGAATACGGGGACCGGTGGCAGCCAGCGCCTTGCCGACCGCAGCGGCCTCGGCCGCCGATCCCACATCGCGCAGGTCCGCCAATCCGGAATCCACATCGACGCGCCCCTCCGCCAAACCGATTGTCAGCGCGATGAGTTCGCAGACCGCCGCCGGATCGTCGAGCTTCAGGAAGTGCTGACCGAGCAGTCCGCGCCAGTGGTCGGCGATCTCCGGGTCGTGGTAGTAGCTCGACTGATTCGGCAAGATGTAGTAGACGTGCCAGCGCTCGGCGAGTTCGCGGTAGATGGATTCCACCGAGATATCGCGCCGCACACCGTCTCCGATGACACTGCGGATGTGCCGTGACGCGAGCTTCGGCTTGTTCAGCTCGTCGCCGATCAGGAAAAGGTAGCCCTTCTTGTGCCGCTTCTCCCACGCGTCGGTCACGATGTGCGTCGCCATGAAATACCCGGCCAGCTCGTAACTTTCGGACTTCTGCCCGCCACCGCCGCCCTCCAGCAGGATGGCGCGCAGTTGGTCGTCCATCCGGTTGTCGGACTCGAACTGCCCGACCTGCAACGGCACCCGATCGCAGTCCGCGTCCCCGATCGCGCCGAACAAGATCTGCGGATCATCCGCATATCCCTTGCGCCGCAACAACCCGTGCAGTTTGCCGAGCTTGCTTTGCATGATCCGCGGCACCCGCCCCATCGATCCGGTGACGTCGAACAGCACCGCGATGGGCAGCGAATTGCCGTGCTCGGCCGAGTCTCGGCATTCCCGCGCGGCAACCCCCAGCGGATCAAGGGTCGGATGCGCCTGCCAGTCCGCATACGGCACACCCCGCATTTCGGCG from Nocardia iowensis includes these protein-coding regions:
- a CDS encoding YnfA family protein; this translates as MTVARSLLLFALAALAEIGGAWLVWQGWREHRGILWIAAGVVALGAYGFVATFQPDPHFGRILAAYGGVFVAGSLAWGMLVDKFHPDRWDYLGAAICLVGVGIIMYAPRR
- a CDS encoding metallophosphoesterase family protein, whose translation is MPADSAQRGIRIAAVADTHLRPAVAGKFRPDFLRLAEHADVLLLAGDLTDGGTRAETELLCAEIADLPVPVAAVLGNHDHDHRLGFRISAQLNDIGVHMLEGTAITLELAGIRLGIAGVMGGNQLPPS
- a CDS encoding adenylosuccinate synthetase; the protein is MFRSHIIVVDLGFGDAGKGATVDWLCSAEAGLGVAAVVRFNGGAQAAHNVIAEGRHHTFAQFGSGTFSGVPTLLSRHMLVEPIALAGEARQLAALGVPDPLSLLRIDGRALLTTPIHIAANRAREDARGSSRHGSCGRGIGETAWYALEHDAPTVSDCLHPKVLRVKLQALAAHYGPLIAPSEHRYEPIADLVDMYSEFALAVRIVGGEQLARFARRGRLVFEGAQGVLLDEWRGFHPHTTWSTVEPRNAHAMLAEIGTTGDVLGVTRTYMTRHGAGPLPTEDPTRHLPEPHNTTGRYQGEFRSGHFDPILLRYAIAVSGGIDGLAITHLDAPGTRYAATVYAIHDGIVDHLAPGRWQDLDHQQRLTDLLGMAEPILTEMPEDVMPWLEQELDTPVLLAADGPTRKHRTPTTTTIAAA
- a CDS encoding NUDIX hydrolase; translation: MEQSVVSVDVVALRFWGDDAAVRVGIAPRAVAPFTGELALPGVLLGRGERLVGAARRAVHTKLGVPEAAIGAVGQLVTFDEPNRDPRGPTLSIAMWAVVGPHAGPAQWVGFDAVPELAFDHNRIVDASRGLLAGLLWKDLTFTRALLGDEFPATRAVAAATALSGSRPDPANLNRTLAAIPGLARTTERRRVKATGRPAAVWAFDPEG